From Kineosporia succinea, the proteins below share one genomic window:
- a CDS encoding bifunctional sugar phosphate isomerase/epimerase/4-hydroxyphenylpyruvate dioxygenase family protein has translation MRLSTATVSLSGDLVGKMHACARAGFDGIELFEPDLVVAPESPEEIRALADRLGLRLELYQPLRDIEGVPPAVFDDNLRRAAAKFTLMRRLGIDTVLLCSNVATAVDPGAMPGQLRTLARLGADHGVRIAYEALAWGRYVDDYRQAWRLVQEVDEPSLGLCLDSFHILSRGHDPAAIGDIPGEKIFFVQLADAPVLSLDVLSWSRHHRLFPGEGGFDLPGFLAHVLRAGYTGPLSLEVFNDVFRQTDPGRTAAHALRSLIDLLETAGASARPPAPAPGAFTFAEIRARTPETVEPLLAHLGFHYRGAHRSRPARLWTSGSARVVVNEAPSPRPHLAALGFDLTDAPAALARARTLHIPSDFRRVHEGEDALHAVTAPDGTQIFLCPVSTVPPWIAEFDHGAPRPESSAVTAIDHVNLVQPWEDIAEATLFHRSLLGLEVDGSAQVAGPSGLISSQVMTDPEHRVRLVLNVAPAAARPGALAQHVAFRTDDVVAVAERLRAHGVEALPVPGNYYEDLAARFALDPARLDRFRALGLMYDRDGQGEFIHFYTATVGSVFFEVLQRIGGYDGYGAANAPVRLAAQSREARRG, from the coding sequence GTGAGACTCTCGACGGCGACGGTGTCGCTCAGCGGCGACCTGGTCGGCAAGATGCACGCCTGCGCCCGGGCCGGGTTCGACGGGATCGAGCTGTTCGAGCCCGACCTGGTGGTGGCGCCCGAGTCCCCCGAGGAGATCCGCGCCCTGGCCGACCGGCTCGGGCTGAGGCTGGAGCTCTACCAGCCGCTGCGCGACATCGAGGGCGTGCCCCCGGCGGTCTTCGACGACAACCTGCGCCGGGCCGCGGCCAAGTTCACGCTCATGCGGCGTCTCGGGATCGACACGGTTCTGCTGTGCAGCAACGTCGCCACCGCCGTGGATCCCGGCGCGATGCCCGGCCAGCTGCGCACGCTGGCCCGGCTGGGCGCCGATCACGGCGTGCGCATCGCCTACGAGGCCCTGGCCTGGGGCCGCTACGTCGACGACTACCGTCAGGCCTGGAGGCTCGTGCAGGAGGTCGACGAGCCGAGCCTCGGCCTCTGCCTGGACTCCTTCCACATCCTCTCGCGGGGGCACGACCCGGCGGCGATCGGCGACATCCCGGGCGAGAAGATCTTCTTCGTGCAACTGGCCGACGCCCCGGTGCTGAGCCTCGACGTGCTCAGCTGGAGCCGCCATCACCGGCTCTTCCCGGGCGAGGGCGGTTTCGACCTGCCGGGCTTCCTGGCGCACGTGCTGCGCGCCGGGTACACCGGGCCGCTGTCGCTGGAGGTGTTCAACGACGTGTTCCGGCAGACCGACCCCGGTCGCACCGCCGCGCACGCCCTGCGCTCCCTCATCGATCTTCTGGAGACGGCCGGTGCGTCCGCCCGGCCACCCGCGCCGGCGCCCGGCGCCTTCACCTTCGCCGAGATCCGTGCCCGCACCCCCGAGACCGTCGAGCCCCTGCTCGCTCACCTCGGCTTCCACTACCGGGGCGCGCACCGTTCCCGCCCGGCCCGGCTCTGGACCAGCGGCTCGGCCCGCGTCGTGGTGAACGAGGCCCCGTCCCCCCGACCCCACCTCGCCGCCCTCGGGTTCGACCTCACCGACGCCCCCGCGGCCCTGGCCCGCGCCCGCACGCTCCACATCCCGTCCGACTTCCGGCGCGTGCACGAGGGCGAAGACGCCCTGCACGCCGTCACCGCCCCCGACGGGACCCAGATCTTCCTGTGCCCGGTCTCCACCGTGCCCCCCTGGATCGCCGAGTTCGACCACGGGGCGCCGCGTCCCGAGAGCTCCGCGGTCACCGCGATCGACCACGTGAACCTGGTGCAGCCCTGGGAGGACATCGCCGAGGCCACCCTGTTCCACCGCAGCCTGCTCGGGCTGGAGGTCGACGGCAGCGCCCAGGTCGCCGGGCCGTCCGGGCTGATCAGCAGCCAGGTCATGACCGATCCGGAGCACCGGGTGCGGCTCGTGCTGAACGTCGCCCCGGCCGCGGCCCGGCCGGGGGCGCTCGCCCAGCACGTGGCGTTCCGCACCGATGACGTCGTGGCCGTCGCCGAAAGGCTGCGGGCCCACGGCGTCGAGGCCCTGCCGGTACCGGGCAACTACTACGAAGACCTCGCGGCGCGCTTCGCCCTCGACCCGGCGCGCCTCGACCGTTTCCGCGCGCTCGGGCTGATGTACGACCGCGATGGCCAGGGCGAGTTCATCCACTTCTACACGGCCACCGTGGGTTCGGTCTTCTTCGAGGTGCTGCAGCGGATCGGCGGTTACGACGGATACGGAGCCGCCAACGCCCCCGTCCGGCTGGCCGCGCAGTCCCGGGAGGCCCGTCGTGGGTGA
- a CDS encoding citryl-CoA lyase yields the protein MSRYEPATLEQVSDWWATAVTRIAPGEVEYRGIPVQELIGQTDLVTGMWLLVRGDRPTPGQAALLQAAIVAAFDHGPQAPSIAVARMAVTCGIGINNAMASAVNTLGDSHGGAGQQCVALLDEVVALTGTGVTAEAAALEVTDRWRQRSRYLPGFGHRFHPRDPRRDPLLGLVAEAVETGVVAGHHLSAALAVEARLDPVPMNIDGATAVIYAELGFEPELARGFFVLSRSVGILAHAWEERQSGRRNKGPIPPSLLPTFLAPAPLDPAAPGPGRHR from the coding sequence ATGAGCCGTTACGAACCGGCCACTCTCGAGCAGGTCAGCGACTGGTGGGCCACGGCCGTCACCCGCATCGCGCCCGGTGAGGTGGAGTATCGCGGCATCCCCGTGCAGGAGCTGATCGGGCAGACCGACCTGGTCACCGGCATGTGGCTGCTCGTGCGCGGCGACCGGCCCACGCCCGGCCAGGCCGCCCTGCTGCAGGCGGCGATCGTGGCGGCCTTCGACCACGGCCCGCAGGCTCCCTCGATCGCCGTCGCCCGGATGGCCGTCACCTGCGGCATCGGTATCAACAACGCGATGGCCTCGGCGGTCAACACGCTCGGCGACTCGCACGGCGGCGCGGGGCAGCAGTGCGTCGCGCTGCTCGACGAGGTGGTCGCGCTGACCGGCACCGGCGTCACGGCCGAGGCCGCGGCCCTCGAGGTGACCGACCGGTGGCGTCAGAGGTCTCGCTACCTGCCGGGTTTCGGTCATCGCTTCCATCCCCGCGATCCGCGGCGTGACCCTCTGCTCGGTCTGGTGGCCGAGGCGGTCGAGACCGGCGTGGTCGCCGGGCACCACCTGAGCGCGGCCCTGGCGGTGGAGGCCCGGCTCGATCCGGTGCCGATGAACATCGACGGGGCGACCGCCGTCATCTACGCCGAGCTCGGCTTCGAACCCGAGCTGGCGCGGGGGTTCTTCGTGCTGAGCCGCAGCGTCGGGATCCTGGCCCACGCCTGGGAGGAGCGGCAGTCCGGGCGGCGCAACAAGGGCCCGATCCCGCCGTCGTTGCTGCCGACCTTCCTCGCCCCGGCCCCCCTCGATCCGGCCGCGCCCGGGCCGGGGAGGCACCGGTGA
- a CDS encoding CaiB/BaiF CoA transferase family protein, with translation MRELPLAGIRVLDLTNVLAGPYCSYQLGLMGAEVIKVEKPGEGDLARHLGPDAALNEQGIGTSFLAQNAGKKSLELDLKSPGGRSAFEDLVRGADVLLENYRAGVLRRLGYDWDVLRDLNDQLIYCAITGFGQHGPDSQAPAYDQVIQGLSGMMSITGTAETAPLRIGFPVSDSVGGLMAAFAISSALAGRAAGRGGAFLDVSMLEASLSAMGWAVSNYLISGVETQPMGDQNATAAPSGTFHAADGPLNIAANRQSQFETLCRIVERPDLVHDGRFASRELRKANRSALNAALDAALARRDAASWEKELSGAGVPAARILTVAAAVQSPQLAHREFFHDVPFPPGAVPAGRSVRTSSNGVHLDGRALHPTSAPPALGEHNAELDRLRGRA, from the coding sequence GTGAGAGAGCTACCCCTGGCCGGCATTCGCGTGCTGGACCTGACCAACGTCCTGGCCGGTCCCTACTGCAGCTACCAGCTGGGCCTGATGGGCGCGGAGGTGATCAAGGTCGAGAAACCCGGAGAAGGCGATCTGGCGCGGCATCTCGGCCCCGACGCCGCGCTCAACGAGCAGGGCATCGGCACCTCGTTCCTGGCCCAGAACGCCGGCAAGAAGTCGCTCGAGCTGGACCTGAAGTCGCCCGGGGGGCGCTCCGCGTTCGAGGATCTGGTGCGCGGCGCCGACGTGCTGCTCGAGAACTACCGGGCCGGGGTGCTGCGGCGACTGGGCTACGACTGGGATGTGCTGCGTGACCTGAACGACCAGCTGATCTACTGCGCCATCACCGGTTTCGGCCAGCACGGGCCCGACAGCCAGGCGCCCGCCTACGACCAGGTGATCCAGGGCCTGTCCGGCATGATGAGCATCACCGGCACGGCCGAGACCGCCCCGCTGCGCATCGGTTTCCCGGTCAGCGACAGTGTGGGCGGGCTGATGGCGGCGTTCGCGATCAGCAGCGCCCTGGCCGGTCGGGCGGCCGGGCGGGGAGGCGCGTTCCTCGACGTGTCGATGCTCGAGGCCTCGCTGTCGGCGATGGGCTGGGCCGTGTCGAACTACCTGATCAGCGGGGTGGAGACGCAGCCGATGGGCGACCAGAACGCCACCGCGGCGCCCTCGGGCACCTTCCACGCGGCCGACGGCCCGCTGAACATCGCCGCGAACCGGCAGTCCCAGTTCGAGACGCTGTGCCGGATCGTCGAGCGGCCCGACCTGGTGCACGACGGGCGCTTCGCCTCCCGGGAGCTGCGCAAGGCCAACCGTTCCGCGCTGAACGCCGCGCTCGACGCGGCCCTGGCCCGGCGCGACGCGGCGTCCTGGGAGAAGGAGCTCTCGGGAGCCGGGGTGCCCGCCGCGCGCATCCTGACGGTGGCCGCGGCCGTGCAGTCGCCGCAGCTGGCGCACCGGGAGTTCTTCCACGACGTGCCGTTCCCCCCGGGTGCGGTCCCGGCCGGGCGGTCCGTGCGCACCAGCAGCAACGGGGTGCATCTCGACGGCCGTGCCCTGCACCCGACGTCGGCGCCACCCGCGCTGGGTGAGCACAACGCCGAGCTCGACCGGCTGCGGGGGCGGGCATGA
- a CDS encoding IclR family transcriptional regulator, translating to MDNEGTAGGVRSVQRAVEILALLSEERTTVTVSEIVAETALAKTTAVRLIHTLEQNGLVWSTARGITAGPGLWRWAYLARQGWELPEEFRALMRELSQSTSETVNLYVRRDVQRVCIAQQQSTQTLRHVVHVGDQLPLWGGASSKILLLEATGSLRERVAATAPVPDAGPRLAEGVQRAREAGFALSHGEREVGVSAVAVPVLTRSGRVGSALTISGPTARFTDERVEGFVAALREVCAQMTRRGFTHPFEG from the coding sequence ATGGACAACGAGGGCACTGCAGGAGGAGTCCGCAGCGTTCAGCGCGCCGTCGAGATCCTGGCCCTGCTCAGCGAGGAGCGCACCACTGTCACGGTTTCCGAGATCGTCGCCGAGACCGCTCTGGCCAAGACCACCGCGGTGCGCCTGATCCACACCCTCGAGCAGAACGGTCTGGTCTGGAGCACCGCGCGCGGCATCACGGCCGGCCCGGGCCTGTGGCGATGGGCGTACCTGGCCCGCCAGGGCTGGGAGCTGCCCGAGGAGTTCCGGGCCCTGATGCGTGAGCTGTCGCAGAGCACCAGCGAGACCGTGAATCTCTACGTGCGGCGCGATGTTCAGCGGGTCTGTATCGCCCAGCAGCAGAGCACGCAGACCCTGCGGCACGTGGTGCACGTCGGCGACCAGCTCCCCCTGTGGGGAGGCGCCTCGTCCAAGATCCTTCTCCTGGAGGCCACCGGGAGTCTGCGCGAGCGCGTCGCGGCCACCGCTCCGGTGCCCGATGCCGGGCCCCGGCTGGCCGAGGGGGTGCAACGGGCCCGCGAGGCCGGTTTCGCGCTCAGTCACGGCGAGCGGGAGGTCGGGGTGTCGGCGGTGGCGGTGCCGGTGCTGACCCGCTCCGGCCGGGTCGGGTCGGCGCTGACGATCAGCGGGCCCACCGCCCGCTTCACCGACGAGCGGGTCGAGGGTTTCGTCGCGGCTCTGCGTGAGGTCTGCGCGCAGATGACCCGGCGAGGGTTCACTCATCCCTTCGAGGGGTAA
- a CDS encoding aldehyde dehydrogenase family protein has translation MLRDLLRAAADSEVIDAPAYVDGEWIRSGTSFERVGPYLREVVTRAWTPGEQAVVRALEAAARGATVVARWSPARRAGVLDRAAELAARHRDALALVIARELGKPVSDGGKEIDRLADTFRICAHEARRIGGDVLPVAGWDNGVGNTALTYRAPLGVALVITPFNAPANLLAHKLGASFAAGNTTIVKSPPQAPGVSAAVVALLLEAGMPGEAVQLLHGGGELGARLCGADEVAVISFTGSAATGEAVARAAGAKRLVLELGGNAATIVCDDADVEAAARVCARTGYSNSGQSCISVQRIYAHRSVLEEFVAVLTKEVARLRVGDPVEAGTDVGSMVDAAAASRVQAWIEEAVAEGADLACGGDRDGATLQPSVVVNPRPDATLVRQEAFGAVVAVLPFDDFDEVLAECNRSRFGLQAGIFTQRLDRTLQAWRELQVGAVVVNGSSNYRLDHVPFGGVKDSGFGRETPSSMIEDYTQVKTLIVRNLSIWGNE, from the coding sequence ATGCTGAGGGACCTTCTCCGGGCTGCCGCCGACTCCGAGGTGATCGACGCCCCCGCCTACGTTGACGGCGAATGGATCCGCTCGGGAACGAGTTTCGAGCGGGTCGGGCCGTACCTGCGGGAGGTGGTCACCCGGGCCTGGACACCCGGCGAGCAGGCCGTGGTGCGGGCGCTCGAGGCCGCCGCCCGGGGCGCCACCGTGGTCGCGAGGTGGTCACCGGCCCGCCGGGCGGGTGTGCTGGACCGGGCCGCCGAGCTCGCCGCGCGGCACCGCGACGCCCTGGCGCTGGTCATCGCGCGGGAACTGGGCAAGCCGGTGTCCGACGGCGGCAAGGAGATCGACCGGCTGGCCGACACTTTCCGCATCTGCGCCCACGAGGCCCGCCGCATCGGTGGTGACGTGCTGCCGGTCGCCGGGTGGGACAACGGCGTCGGCAACACGGCGCTGACCTACCGCGCACCCCTCGGCGTCGCGCTGGTGATCACCCCGTTCAACGCCCCCGCGAACCTGCTGGCGCACAAGCTCGGCGCCTCGTTCGCGGCCGGCAACACCACGATCGTGAAGTCGCCGCCGCAGGCTCCCGGGGTGTCCGCGGCCGTGGTCGCGTTGCTGCTGGAAGCCGGAATGCCGGGTGAGGCGGTGCAATTGCTGCACGGCGGCGGGGAACTCGGTGCGCGGCTGTGCGGGGCCGACGAGGTGGCGGTGATCAGCTTCACCGGCAGCGCGGCCACGGGCGAGGCGGTGGCCCGGGCGGCCGGGGCCAAGCGGCTGGTGCTGGAGCTGGGCGGCAACGCCGCCACGATCGTCTGCGACGACGCCGATGTCGAGGCCGCCGCCCGCGTCTGCGCCCGCACCGGCTACTCCAACTCCGGCCAGAGCTGCATCAGTGTGCAGCGCATCTACGCCCACCGGTCGGTGCTCGAGGAGTTCGTCGCGGTGCTCACGAAGGAGGTCGCGCGACTGCGCGTGGGCGACCCGGTCGAGGCCGGCACCGACGTCGGGTCGATGGTGGACGCGGCGGCCGCCTCGCGGGTGCAGGCGTGGATCGAGGAGGCGGTGGCCGAGGGCGCCGATCTGGCCTGTGGCGGTGATCGTGACGGCGCGACGTTGCAGCCCTCGGTGGTCGTGAACCCGCGCCCCGACGCCACTCTCGTGCGGCAGGAGGCGTTCGGTGCGGTGGTGGCCGTGCTGCCGTTCGACGACTTCGACGAGGTGCTGGCCGAGTGCAACCGCAGCCGGTTCGGCCTGCAGGCGGGCATCTTCACCCAGCGCCTCGACCGCACGCTGCAGGCCTGGCGCGAGCTCCAGGTCGGGGCGGTCGTCGTGAACGGCTCGTCCAACTACCGCCTCGACCACGTGCCGTTCGGCGGGGTCAAGGACTCCGGGTTCGGCCGGGAGACGCCCTCGAGCATGATCGAGGACTACACCCAGGTGAAAACGCTTATCGTGCGGAACCTCTCGATCTGGGGGAACGAATGA
- a CDS encoding thiamine pyrophosphate-binding protein has translation MTTPSGTAAHVLVQQLETYGVEYVFGTCGHTNIALLDALANSSIEFVIARHEQSAAHAADGYARASGKTGVVLMHVGPGLMNGVTGVATAAFDSVPLVGISGDVPSYYAGRHPHQEVNLHADADQTAIYRSFVKRAWTVHRVEDLTRHTERAFWTATSGRPGAVLLNVPMDVFSRPLSSVRIPALPGNTDLPHPTRHQIDRIADLLTRAARPLIYVGGGLRDHTEDLLALAEHLDIPVAHSLMAKGTVPDRHPLLMGMTGFWGLELTNEYTRTADVVLALGTRFAETDSSSWDPAYTWGFPPGRLIQVDLDPAEIGRNYPVEIGVVADAGETVAAVRRAVSATAPDGVHREGLRERITAVRTELFESSRERGTSDAFPLRPERILRDLRDVLPDDAILVTDVGWNKNGVAQCYELPEGGRFITPGGLSTMGFGPAAAVGVQTAQPARTVVALIGDGGMSAQLPALPMAVEQGLPVVFVVMNNRAHGTIADLQAANFGASYGCEFRDRDGNAYSPDFAALGRACGADGYRPTSADEFRKHLQEAVANRRTAVVDVAMVNEPVPTPGHWNIKDIYQGRF, from the coding sequence ATGACCACGCCGTCGGGCACCGCCGCGCACGTCCTGGTCCAGCAACTGGAGACCTACGGCGTCGAGTACGTCTTCGGCACCTGCGGGCACACCAACATCGCGCTGCTCGACGCGCTGGCGAACAGCTCGATCGAGTTCGTCATCGCCCGGCACGAGCAGTCCGCCGCGCACGCCGCCGACGGGTACGCCCGGGCCAGCGGCAAGACCGGCGTGGTGCTCATGCACGTCGGGCCGGGCCTGATGAACGGCGTGACCGGCGTCGCCACGGCCGCTTTCGACTCGGTTCCCCTGGTCGGGATCAGCGGTGACGTGCCCTCGTACTACGCCGGCCGGCACCCGCACCAGGAGGTGAACCTGCACGCCGACGCCGACCAGACCGCGATCTACCGGTCGTTCGTCAAGCGCGCCTGGACCGTTCACCGCGTCGAGGACCTGACCCGTCACACCGAGCGCGCGTTCTGGACCGCCACCTCGGGGCGACCCGGCGCCGTGCTGCTGAACGTGCCGATGGACGTGTTCTCCCGGCCGCTGTCCTCGGTGAGAATTCCCGCCCTGCCGGGCAACACCGACCTGCCCCACCCGACCCGCCACCAGATCGACCGCATCGCCGACCTGCTCACCCGGGCCGCGCGTCCGTTGATCTACGTCGGTGGTGGGCTCCGGGACCACACCGAAGACCTGCTCGCCCTGGCCGAGCACCTCGACATCCCCGTCGCACACTCGCTCATGGCCAAGGGCACGGTGCCCGACCGGCATCCGCTGCTCATGGGCATGACCGGCTTCTGGGGCCTGGAACTCACCAACGAGTACACCCGCACCGCCGACGTGGTGCTCGCCCTGGGCACACGCTTCGCCGAGACCGACTCCAGCTCCTGGGATCCCGCGTACACCTGGGGCTTCCCGCCGGGGCGCCTGATCCAGGTCGACCTGGACCCGGCCGAGATCGGGCGCAACTACCCGGTCGAGATCGGTGTGGTGGCCGATGCCGGCGAGACCGTGGCCGCCGTGAGACGGGCCGTGAGCGCCACCGCGCCCGACGGCGTGCATCGTGAGGGTCTGAGGGAACGCATCACGGCCGTGCGCACCGAGCTGTTCGAGAGCAGCCGCGAGCGGGGCACCTCGGACGCGTTCCCGTTGCGGCCCGAGCGGATCCTGCGGGATCTGCGCGACGTGCTGCCCGACGACGCGATCCTCGTCACCGATGTCGGCTGGAACAAGAACGGCGTGGCGCAGTGCTACGAGCTGCCCGAGGGCGGGCGGTTCATCACCCCGGGGGGATTGTCCACCATGGGTTTCGGGCCCGCCGCGGCGGTGGGTGTGCAGACGGCGCAGCCCGCGCGAACCGTGGTCGCGCTCATCGGTGACGGCGGTATGAGCGCCCAGCTGCCGGCGCTGCCGATGGCCGTGGAGCAGGGGCTGCCGGTGGTCTTCGTGGTGATGAACAACCGCGCACACGGCACGATCGCCGATCTGCAGGCCGCGAACTTCGGTGCGAGCTACGGCTGCGAGTTCCGCGACCGCGACGGCAACGCGTACTCCCCGGACTTCGCCGCTCTCGGGCGGGCCTGCGGCGCCGACGGCTATCGGCCCACGTCGGCCGACGAGTTCCGCAAGCACCTGCAGGAGGCGGTCGCGAACCGCCGCACCGCCGTGGTCGACGTGGCCATGGTCAACGAGCCGGTCCCCACTCCCGGCCACTGGAACATCAAAGACATCTACCAGGGCCGTTTCTAG
- a CDS encoding ABC transporter substrate-binding protein: protein MAVPVLVVLALAACGKPGADEGTTSSGDGPIRFAIADAQSGQLSSLGAWELKGAKLAVEEFNAAGGVDGRTVELTVFDTQGDPTTGTSIAQKVSSGGFTAMLGTAESAVTQAMNPILRQARIPSITSGQSPAIAALGSPFQFYNGPTSVTYDETLAEHLVDDQGFKTFAMVTNNGGYGAGEHDAFLAALKDRGITPTDDKVVTVDQKDFSSILTSIRSKKPDVLFIGAEEVEAGLIAKQARELGVESVFAGAAPLATPVYIETAGEKNAEGTIVSTPYLSNEETDASKAFAEAYQKAYGEEAEMHGAKAYDGAQIFLAALKSTGGEGGQKLADAIRATQHQGLLGDFTYDEQGVGIHQTKIGEITAGQLTAVS from the coding sequence ATGGCTGTTCCGGTTCTCGTGGTGCTCGCACTGGCCGCCTGCGGCAAGCCGGGGGCCGACGAGGGCACGACCTCATCGGGTGACGGCCCGATCAGGTTCGCGATCGCGGACGCCCAGAGCGGCCAGCTCAGCTCGCTGGGCGCCTGGGAGCTGAAGGGCGCCAAACTGGCCGTGGAGGAGTTCAACGCGGCCGGCGGTGTCGACGGCCGCACGGTCGAGCTGACCGTCTTCGACACCCAGGGCGACCCCACCACGGGAACCTCGATCGCGCAGAAGGTCTCCTCCGGCGGGTTCACCGCCATGCTCGGCACCGCCGAGAGCGCGGTGACGCAGGCGATGAACCCGATCCTGCGGCAGGCGAGGATCCCGAGCATCACGTCCGGGCAGTCCCCGGCGATCGCCGCGCTGGGCAGCCCGTTCCAGTTCTACAACGGGCCCACGAGCGTCACCTACGACGAGACGCTCGCCGAGCACCTCGTCGACGACCAGGGGTTCAAGACCTTCGCGATGGTCACGAACAACGGCGGCTACGGCGCGGGCGAGCACGACGCGTTCCTGGCCGCGCTGAAAGACCGCGGCATCACGCCGACCGACGACAAGGTCGTGACCGTCGACCAGAAGGACTTCAGCTCGATCCTGACCTCGATCCGCTCGAAGAAGCCCGACGTGCTGTTCATCGGCGCCGAGGAGGTCGAGGCCGGCCTGATCGCCAAGCAGGCCCGGGAGCTGGGCGTGGAGTCGGTGTTCGCCGGGGCCGCGCCGCTGGCCACACCGGTCTACATCGAGACGGCGGGGGAGAAGAACGCCGAGGGCACGATCGTCAGCACGCCCTATCTGAGCAACGAGGAGACGGACGCGTCGAAGGCCTTCGCCGAGGCGTACCAGAAGGCGTACGGCGAGGAGGCCGAGATGCACGGCGCCAAGGCCTACGACGGCGCACAGATCTTCCTGGCCGCGCTGAAGAGCACCGGCGGTGAGGGCGGGCAGAAGCTGGCCGACGCCATCCGGGCCACGCAGCACCAGGGCCTGCTCGGCGACTTCACCTACGACGAGCAGGGCGTGGGCATCCACCAGACCAAGATCGGCGAGATCACGGCCGGTCAGCTCACCGCGGTGTCCTGA
- a CDS encoding branched-chain amino acid ABC transporter permease translates to MQVHIQTLIGGLSLGAIYALVALGFSLVYRTMGLVNFAHGQVVMIGAFTASTFYMTTRLPFWLAIVTACLVTGLLGLVIERVLRPLEGRDFDLMLIGTIGFGVMLEALAVIIWGATGRAVPSPITTQPLDIGGIRIRTYSLVVLAVAAAATIALVLFLQRTRLGAAMQAVAMDPEAATAVGIHVGRSNAIAFAIGAGLAALAGGLAGPLLYVNATLGGTIGIKGFAAAILGGFGNVQGAILGGLGIGILDAFAAGQFEGYSELVVFVVFAVLIMIVPTGIFGERTVNRA, encoded by the coding sequence GTGCAGGTACACATCCAGACCCTCATCGGCGGCCTGTCGCTGGGCGCCATCTACGCCCTGGTGGCCCTGGGCTTCTCGCTGGTCTACCGCACCATGGGCCTGGTCAACTTCGCCCACGGCCAGGTCGTCATGATCGGGGCGTTCACCGCCTCCACGTTCTACATGACCACCCGCCTGCCGTTCTGGCTCGCGATCGTCACGGCCTGCCTGGTCACCGGCCTGCTCGGCCTGGTCATCGAGCGGGTGCTGCGGCCGCTCGAGGGCCGCGACTTCGACCTGATGCTGATCGGCACCATCGGCTTCGGCGTCATGCTCGAGGCGCTGGCCGTGATCATCTGGGGCGCGACCGGCCGGGCCGTGCCCTCACCGATCACGACCCAGCCCCTGGACATCGGCGGGATCCGCATCCGCACCTACAGTCTCGTGGTGCTGGCCGTCGCCGCGGCGGCCACGATCGCGCTGGTGCTGTTCCTGCAGCGCACCCGGCTCGGTGCCGCCATGCAGGCCGTGGCGATGGACCCGGAGGCCGCCACCGCGGTCGGTATCCACGTCGGGCGCAGCAACGCGATCGCCTTCGCCATCGGTGCCGGCCTGGCCGCTCTCGCCGGTGGCCTGGCCGGGCCCCTGCTCTACGTGAACGCCACGCTCGGCGGCACGATCGGCATCAAGGGGTTCGCGGCGGCCATTCTCGGCGGGTTCGGCAACGTGCAGGGCGCGATCCTGGGCGGTCTGGGCATCGGCATCCTCGACGCGTTCGCGGCCGGGCAGTTCGAGGGCTACTCCGAGCTGGTCGTGTTCGTGGTCTTCGCGGTGCTCATCATGATCGTGCCGACCGGGATCTTCGGGGAGAGGACGGTGAACCGGGCGTGA